TTTATGATTTTATCCAATAGCATATGTATTTGGCAGTAACACattagaaataattaatttgaaagatTGCTCTTAAAAATCCAAGAACATTGGAAAACAatatatattgtaaaaaaatttcccattttTTCTGTCATTTTTCTTCCATCGGGATTTGATCTTTGTGACGGAAGCTACTAAACAGTAGCAGCATTCAACAAACGTTTCATTGAGGTTCTTAGGGTTCTATCATTTTCGGAaagtggatatatatatatacctttctttgttctttgttttaatcaTCTTATGAGATTGCGCAACAATGAGgatatttctttttttatggTGTTATTAGGGAATTCAAAGGGGGACTCTACTTTCTTGGTTAAAGAAAATTCGGATCTTTCTCAACACGTTGAAGCTCTAAATTTGAtccaaataaatattaaaattagagTAAAATATCAAGCTTTATTGATAATAACAAAGTAGTTGCAGTTTCATATATACAGGGAAAAACCTACAAGACAAGGACTTGCAAAACAAAACTAAACAACACGACTATAACGAAGGTTGTTATAGCAGATGAGAGATCCACTACCATAGCCAAAGTTGAAAAGGAAACACTCAAGGACCGCCTTAGAGGAGTTTCACACACTAGAACACACTTGAAAGAAAGATATTTATCGACTGATATAAACAACATACTTCATGGGATTGAAAACAACGAAAGCTAAAACACCGACTAGGGAACGGCACATCCAACAGAAATACAACCAAAagctatgatgatgatgattggaAACTTAAAACCATAACTTGATGATGAAATTCTCCAGGAACCATGGCTATGAAATCGCCTCAGGTGAAGGGAGGCTTTGATTTACAACAGACTTTTACATAGAAAGCCTGCAAAAAACTGAGATGGATAGAGGCCATCTGCAAAAGAGCCCAAGTCCCCAGGAAAAAGAACCAAGTCATAGAGCCAACCCGCATGGCTACTTAGTTGAACCGAAAAACTGTGCCAAATATTTTTGCTACCCGTGGGAGATGACTATACGAGATTGATATTTCTACTGTCTTTAACGCCAGAAGTGTAGTTGTTCAGTGGCTCGACCCCCGATTAGACAAGGATGTCGCATCTCCACAAGCTTTCCACGAGCAGCTCAATGGTTTGGGTGCTGATTGAATTGCAGTGCTGGAGATTCAACCCCACCAGGGTCTTGCCCAATTTTTTTAGGAAGGTCATGCTTTTGTTTGATACTCCTGAACAACCTGAAAACGAAAGGACTTGCAAGTTGAGTTGCTCTGCGTGAGACAAGGCTGCAATACCGACATCGGTGATTGCACACCTTGACACATCCAAGTCGCTGAGGAAAACACAATTTTCTGCAACTGCAGCCAAACTTGCATCAGTAATCCTTCTGCAACCGTTGAGATTGAGCAACTCGAGGGTTGCGCCATGTAGCTTGGTCAAGTGCAAAACGACCTCATCAGTCAAGTTTAAGCAGCCGCTCAGATTCACTTTCACAAGTCCTGCCTCGCAATTCTCTAGAAGAGGCAGAAGACCTGCATCTGTAATGCCGCAAAGTCCGCTCAGGTCTACATGCTGAAGCTGAGGGCACAATCTGCCCACCATAGCCAGGCTGGCTGTTCCGAATCCTGGGCAGTTCCTTATAGACAAGGATTTAAGGGAATTGCAAGAGGAAGACAAAGGAGCTTCCAAGGATATATCCTTAATTCCCATACACTTTACTAGGGTAAGAGATTTCAACCCACAGTTTGAGAGAACACCGATAACCCCGGATTGAGTGACCCTGTTGCACTCCTCCAACTGCAAGCACTCAAGAGAACCGGCAGACTTGGCAAAAGCCACCAATCCATCACCAGAAACAAAGCAACACCTGCGAAGGCACATCTGCTTCAGGTTAGCGCAGCCCTTTCCAATGGCTTCAAGACTCACATCAGTTACTCCCCAGCAAGAAGCAATTGTAAAAGAGACCAACTTTTGCAGACCCTGAGCATTACCCATCACCCAAAATCCCTTCTCGCTCACATTTTGTAGACCACTCAGCATTAGATTAGTCACAGACTTGCCATAGTGCCCGATCACAGCAAGAGAAAAATCTGTGATGCTCAAACCCTGAAGCTTAACCTTTGAAAGGACGGAAGATGCTGATGACAACAGGCTTGAAACTCCATGATCCCCAACAAGTGGGCAGTCCTTGATAGAGATGGACTGCAGCTTGGGGCAAAGCTTTCCGATAGCTTGGAGGCCCTCATTACCAATCTTTGGGCAAGATTGGATGCTCAACGCAGTCAGATTAGGGCAGTTGGCGGCGATGGCAATTAGCCCCTTGTTTGAAAGGTGGGGGCACTGACAAAGATCAAGCTTCTCCAACAAATGGCATTCTTTAGCTATCTCGCACAGACCTTCATCTCCAACACGCGGAACATTCCACAAAGAAAGTACCTTTAGAGAAGGACAACCACGAGCTACGGCAGACAGCCCGAAATTAGTTACTCCACGGGAAGAGCTGCTTCCCCTAATAGAAAGCTTTCCTAAACCACCATGACCACTTGTTCCAACCGCCACCGCAGCAAGCCTCATGTCAGTTGCTTTCTTTCCTTCTAAGCACCTTGTAAGATACCCATCATCTTCCTCGGATAAGATCATCTCAACATCACCCGAATTCGAACCAACGTTCTCCTTGACCACCTTTGATGACTCATATTCACCCTTGCGAATGCTGGTCAGAAGCATAAGCCAGTGCTTAGAGACACAAGCACAGGAGCTCCTTTCTTTACCCCCAGAAATGCGTTTAAAGATCTCAACAAGGCATTCATCAGGGAGGACATCGATCGATGGTTGCTTATTCTGCTCAACCTCAGCTTCTCCAAAGTGAAATGGGGCACTAATACGCGTTCTTTTACGAGGCGGGCAGTACACATCAACTTGGAAACTGATTGAACACAATCTACCCAAGTCAGTAGAATTTGTATAAAAGGACCCTCCATTATAGAAATCATCATCACCTGAAAATTCCAATAAACATATCATCACCACCTACTCAGaatatttccaaaaaaaaaaaaaaggaaagctaAGTGAAAATCTTACATATTCCTACAATATCCTTTTTTTCCCCTTTCCAAGATCAATCAAACAAAAGACAACCAAGGAAGAACCTTAAAACTATGCAAAGCTTTCAACTTTTAATGCAAATCTTCAAGGATCCAAGCCCGCAACACATATTCATGTAACTAATCGTTCCTAAACCCTTTGACTTAGTTTTTCTAGCTAAAAACCAACATAGCCATGCTTTAAAACCAATTCCAGACTTGTAAAGTAAATCAAGCATAAAAACACCCACAAGGATATCTATATTAACATATAATGCTTAAAATTCTATCATCAATCTGAGAATTATAAACATATCTATAAGCTCAAGCCAATCTTTACccacaaaaaaagaagaaaagaaaaaagcttaCCACTGTAATTAACAAGAGCAGGCATGATTGAACTTGAAAGAAAAAACGTTTCTCAAAAGCCTTTAACCCCAAAACGCAAAACCCAACAATAGAAAACGCTAGAAAAACGCAGACCAAGTATAGTCCTTGAAAGCTTGAATGCATCAGAACCTGTTGAAAAGAAAGAATACTGAAACCCCACAAAgtagggaaaaaaaattaaaaactcttaatgaaagaagaaaggaaaaagcaAAGCTTCTTGTGCTTTAGGTGAAACAGAACACAAGAGTTGTATTTATTTGGTTGTGGAATAAGAAAAAAGAATTTCCCAGTTAATTATTAGTTGAAAATTTGACGTGTTTTTTATTGCATATACATTATACACTGCACATGCAATGTATCTTTCCTCGGAacctgtttcttttattttttattttcctcaccTTTTTTTAGTGCAACTAACACCCCTGCTTATCGCCTACTTGCCTTTGAAATTTAAACATTGAATTCAATTGTGGGCGGTGATTATGTAATTATTTTCCCACTTTCCActacatttttcctttttcgtTAATCTTGcctttcaaatttatatatttccAGGATGATGTTACGTCTTCAAAGTATAGGAACATAACCCctttttcttaatattatatatttcataaatCCTGGTTTGATGTTCAAAAAACAAGTTGACAATCATAATTTTCTTTTGTATTATAAAGAAATTATCTCTGTCAAGTAATCGATGATTTTAGAATTCTACAAATTAATggaaaaagttttttaaaaaaactaaattttattatatgtattttaatttaattattacatgAACACTGTTATCTTAACTTGTTGTGTTCAGGAAATACTCacaaaagaaattatattattgTAGTCAATGAATTCAAGgaaagtaataattaaaatttcaaaattaaaaaactatagcattaaatatgaaaaataaatgtaTACTTCACACGGACTTATAAAAAATtacccaaaaatataaaattactgaTGTTTACATTTCGTGAACCAATAATCAGGATTAGGGCAAGTTCCtttcattaatattttgaaaaagatTTTGGTAATTAAAGTATTTAGGTACTGATTAAAGATGAATCATGTAATCATGTAAATATCTGATTACCAAAACCTTTTTAAAGAACATGATACTTAGctgactttgttttatttaattttaaaaaatataacatttacatAAATATGGTGTAACAAGTTATTAgatgttttaaatatgattaaaacccATAAAAACTGACAGTCAAACCCTTAGAGCTCACCAAGAAAGAAAAATACTTAATGGGGCCTAAAGAGGCAGATGCATGAGCTTTTAGGCTCTAAGGGAGAATGATGTacattgaatttgattattattagttaaaaaggagAGGGTCatattttgtgaatttattttatgtagGTCCAATGTATGGCCGGAAATGAGGATTAGATTTGACTAATGGTctcttttttctttgttgttgGTTTTCAATAAATGGGTTAGAATCGTTGAACTGAAGGTTTAGAGATATCAGGTTTTTggcttaattgattttaaaaattaaaagtttaatgaTATCAATAAGACAACTTTTAATCTAATACAAAGTATGAAGGCAACGGGGGTCCCTAATTTTGCTCGTCTTTTCGTTCTGGAAATGGATTAACACGGCGCTTATTAGTGTGTATACACTGGATTACGCGTTTTACTCTCTCTATCTTTCATTTACAAAATATTActtaactattaataaatttcttttttatcaccgaattataaaaagttacaaattagtccccaactattcaattttgaacTTTTTGGTCACTAACTGGCTAACAATAGTAACTTTTAATATTGGAAAAATAACAACTTTAATATAAAACCACGATACTCGACCATGTCGCTGGGTTCGAGCTACAATGTATCACATTCGTTGCCAGAGTAACTGCAATTTATAACAGTCAATTGGATAATCAATATACATTTAACTACAAGTAATTCATGTGTATTAATCGTTATACAATCAATTCGATGTCTTGTACAAGCTTAGGAAAGCTCGTTTGCTCAATCGAGGTCGATAtggaccaaaatgtaaaaaaatacaaattttttagTCAACGtcgctgtcgaaaccatttttaaattttaaaaaaaaacggggatcgactttgaaaatgaaaatgggagtcgccaccgatcttttattgggGTGTGATCGACTCACCttaaaacgattttggtctacgagatttgagaaaataggttcgggagtcggttacgcacgcaccctcgtaacgcccaaaattggtaccgaatcgattgtttaatgtcttagtgtcgagaatttgaaaagattttagaatacaatcctttgaaaagaaaatttgaataaaacgAATCGGAGGATGAAACTCATTTATTTCAAGGAAATAgattgtcacactcagtaagttagagtgtaaCATTTTAAATCCGCGAAATTAAGTTTgtcttttgacttttaaaacttgtacattttgagaaggatatctgattatttaggttaaatgagaaaatcaaaacccagtaagttagggttcgatttcacaaaattcctaaatatcgaatattgccttgaTTTTTAGAAGAATCCTTGTCTCGGGAAAGCAACATGTcatacccaatgcgttagggcacaatatATCGAATCCCCGAGAATGAGATTTTTATCTATGTTTAAAATAAAGAGGATATTCGGTTTCCTAGATCCCGAGAAAGattggaatccagtaagttaggacacaatcttttcgagGATCCCAAATTCTGAGTGTCgcgttattttgaaagtttttgaataaattggttttgatactGAAATGAGGTTAAGCGCAACTTTGAATGAATAAAAGCGCAATGGAGTAACAATGTTCGATGCGAGGTGAAAATTCGTAAACCACAATACATGTTAGCGAtcacaaataaatcaataaataccAATAGACAAATAccatacataaaaataataatctcaCACCACACaccatttaaataataatatgaatgaTTAAAGATGAATAGATTAAATAATACAAggcaaattaaaatgaaataatcgTAAAACTAATTTCAAAATGGTAACCAAACGTTTTAAATAGGATTTAAAGTAAGATACGTAAAACAATTTGAGTAAGATACGTAAAACAAATTGAATAAGAGGtaaaagattttaaataaatagtacatgaaaaaagttaaaagaaaactaacataaatcaatttaaagcAAGTGGtatagaataaatttaaaatttatgtataaagcaactaaaaataaaattatatataaataacttaaaataaatcatttgCAAAGTAGGTTAAAATCATACAATGaattaaatatgatatataaaagaggaattttaaaataaactataatcaaattttgaaataacatataaaaaaaattaaactaaataatatatatacatatataaaaaaacaatttaaactaaataatatatacatacatatattaaaataggTGCTATAtacaaaaagtttaaaatatgtaaataaagtaataaaaaaagaaaataaaatcgtttaaaatgtaaaatatattaaaacaatttaaataaaggttaaaagAGAATTGAAACTACAGCAAAATATGgggtataaataataaataatgaaaagaggCCAGGGACCATGCTGCAACACGCGTATTACATGGGGGCCCGATTGGGAAATATCTCGCTTCCCCAAAACGCAGTGTTGAAAGCTAGGTTGAAATGAAACAAAAGCATAATACGGGGCTAAATTGAAAGGGAGGAAGGAGACCGATTCAAATACACCAGAAAAGGGATGGACTGGTCGCGCAAATATCCCTCCCTACGCCAGAACATGCGGATCTAGCCGCAtctgggtcgggtcatcgggtcgcggcctaaaacggcaccgtttcagaGCCATTGACACAGGCCCTAAATGGTGTCGTTTTTCACACTATAAATAccaactttaaaaccctaaaatcagcGGTTATCAGCCTTAAATAGACTTAAAGAAAACTAAGCATTAGCCCCCCAAACTAAAACCTAATCCCTCACATCCTCAGCCACCTCAAGTCCAGAGACTTTCTACTATCAACTCCGATTTGGAACAGAGCAAACAGAGGTTCCGACGTCACCGAGGTAAgcttttccttcccttttttctttctattttatatatactcttatatatatatgattagtaataaaaagaaaaagaaagaatacgCAACAGAAAAGGAACAGaatcaaaagagagaaaaaaaaaccttgcttttcaattttttgatttttctttgtATTGATTTCGTGTTTGATACAATATgcgtgagtttttttttttttgctttacaTTGTAGTatttggctttatatagccgaatcagaaaaaagaaataaaatgaagatgaaaaatcCCCTCTATTTTCTCTGTCTTTtctgtttttctatttcttttttttgcaGCTTCTGTTGCGTTGCTCGTTTGTTTGTCCTTTGCAGGTGTCGAATGAAGGCTAGCTGGGACGTGTACGGAGGCTCGCGTGAGTGGCAGTGGCGCGCATGCGAGGCCAGAGGCTGATTGCGGCTTGATGGCTTGCTGGAGCGGCGGCTGAGGCGTGCGACTAGGGTTCCaaggcttcttctttttttctgctGAAATTGTTTAGGTTGTGGGCCAATTAATTGGGCTTAGGGCTTTTTACTATTGGGTTGGAATTTTGTTATAATAAACTGTTTAATTTTGGgcttttatttgggtttttattatttatattgggCTAGGCAATATTGGGCCATTACAGTCGCGACTTCGAAGTTTTCTCATCAcaatgtaactctctgtttaggGCTCGTCGTCGCCTTAAAGTAACGACGTTGCGACATGGACCTAGCTCTGTTTCTTGTCACAATGTTAGAGGTTTCTCATTGGGACGTGACGatctatttcttttaaaattaatttgttataAGTTAAAATGAACTAGAAACACTTATAATATTTTGTCTTGATATTAAATTAATGGCCTTCCAAAGTATAAAATTCCAAACCTAACTTTAACCATTATACCTTCAAAATAACCAACCAAAAACACATACGAATACACAATTTTTGACCTTCAATTTTGCAAATCAACCTTAGAAGTATATTCAAACATGCTTCCTAAGATTTGCATGTGATTACAACTTAAACAACCTAACCATTTGAAACATTAAACCGAAATACTTAGGTACACGCCAAAAAACCAAAATGAACCACTTAAAACAAACATTGTTCGGTTGGAAACAATAGTCAGGATGCTAGCTTCAAGTCTCAAGGTTTCGAGAATCACCTGAACCTATACACGGAGAAAATAAACCGTACACTGAGCAATAAGCTTTGTGGTACTATCTGATTCAAGATAACATAAACATTTACAAGGACCGTGCATAACACCATTACACAATTTAGCCAAGTTATAATCTACCAATCTAACATCACATCTTAGATACAAATGAGTAGATGAATATAACAAATAACTAATGCATTCGTCAATATTTGCAAGGCAACTAATCTATACATACCAATTGGCAATTACCATTTTTCATACGTTATTAGATAACACTAACAAACATTTATCACACATCTTTATATGCTATTAAcgttttgttggaaaatatggacatcacatatataataaaggtaattacatgttattatttactatcatgataggttagcccaaattaaaattgatctaatttggttaaaattttattgggttttaattattaaataaagtatgggtcaaatatgtatagatactctagtaattgagttctaataaaattttaattaaagatgggctaattaggaattagaactaatatgccaaggttataaatattagggttatggtccccaaattatacacaagatatcttttccaatatcccatcattaggaaatagaaataatattctttgaatttcttgtgtgctaatttggaagatcaaatccccaataTCAGGAAAAGCttcaaggaattcatggattTAGGTGCACTTACGCATTtagttttattattgatttattcttgattatttgacatgatagatcctggtttattcaattttattttagatttattttacaaatctaacacATTTTACTATTCATGTTCCATGacattcaaattatttatctTGTTTTCATACCTTCCAAACTCGTTTTTTGAGTTTATcgacttatttatatttatttcagtATCACATTCTATTGTCAAtctatttcttttcatatttaatttttccaATTCTGATCAGAATGTTACGCCCGATGAAACCCTAGTAAAACAGACTCGAATACATGTgtaaactacaccacaccagataGCTCATAAAGTTTAAACTACAACACACTAAGGCACTGAAGTGCAAAGCCTAAAGGCATCAAATGCATATTCAAATACTAATACATCCCTTCACCACACCACATTATACTTGGTgatccgcaacaaatgctagatcCTGATATAACATGTAATGATCTTTGTACATACACATATCCTAAgacacacacatttcatatttcgtgttgtgagtgtacaattacactcgagacacacacattccatcttttgTGC
The genomic region above belongs to Gossypium hirsutum isolate 1008001.06 chromosome D05, Gossypium_hirsutum_v2.1, whole genome shotgun sequence and contains:
- the LOC107907332 gene encoding EIN3-binding F-box protein 1; translation: MPALVNYSGDDDFYNGGSFYTNSTDLGRLCSISFQVDVYCPPRKRTRISAPFHFGEAEVEQNKQPSIDVLPDECLVEIFKRISGGKERSSCACVSKHWLMLLTSIRKGEYESSKVVKENVGSNSGDVEMILSEEDDGYLTRCLEGKKATDMRLAAVAVGTSGHGGLGKLSIRGSSSSRGVTNFGLSAVARGCPSLKVLSLWNVPRVGDEGLCEIAKECHLLEKLDLCQCPHLSNKGLIAIAANCPNLTALSIQSCPKIGNEGLQAIGKLCPKLQSISIKDCPLVGDHGVSSLLSSASSVLSKVKLQGLSITDFSLAVIGHYGKSVTNLMLSGLQNVSEKGFWVMGNAQGLQKLVSFTIASCWGVTDVSLEAIGKGCANLKQMCLRRCCFVSGDGLVAFAKSAGSLECLQLEECNRVTQSGVIGVLSNCGLKSLTLVKCMGIKDISLEAPLSSSCNSLKSLSIRNCPGFGTASLAMVGRLCPQLQHVDLSGLCGITDAGLLPLLENCEAGLVKVNLSGCLNLTDEVVLHLTKLHGATLELLNLNGCRRITDASLAAVAENCVFLSDLDVSRCAITDVGIAALSHAEQLNLQVLSFSGCSGVSNKSMTFLKKLGKTLVGLNLQHCNSISTQTIELLVESLWRCDILV